In Ilumatobacter fluminis, the following proteins share a genomic window:
- a CDS encoding NAD(P)/FAD-dependent oxidoreductase produces MDERDHTRPVPESADVVIVGAGLAGLAAATTLQRAGHDVVVLEASDGVGGRVRTDVVDGYRLDRGFQVLLTAYPELDRQFDVNALDLRRFEPGAIVWDGAATHLIGDPLRRPTTTPKTVIAPIGSLGDKLRILRQRVRLTRTRAPDLLRQPDATTLDALHDDGFGDRVIERFYRPLVGGIQLDPSLRTSRRMFDVILRSLLQGDSAVPALGMGAIPAQLANTLHPGTVHLRNEVTEVAPERVTTGDGHVVTARRVVVAAEGPRAAALLGLPPVESNPATCVWFAAERPPIDDRYIVLDGTGVGPALNVAVMSNVAPEYAPSGDALIAAACPGVRAPDIESAVRTQLGRMWGPQVDEWRHLRTDVIAHGQPRQHPPFDPKQRVDLGDGLFVCGDHRDTASIQGALFSGRRCAEAVADSLT; encoded by the coding sequence GACACGACGTCGTCGTGCTCGAGGCGTCCGACGGTGTCGGCGGACGCGTTCGTACCGACGTCGTCGACGGCTATCGCCTCGATCGCGGGTTCCAGGTGCTCCTCACCGCGTACCCCGAACTCGATCGGCAGTTCGACGTCAACGCACTCGACCTCCGCCGATTCGAACCGGGCGCCATCGTCTGGGACGGCGCCGCCACCCATCTGATCGGCGACCCGCTCCGCCGGCCCACCACCACACCCAAGACCGTCATCGCCCCGATCGGCTCGCTGGGCGACAAGCTCCGCATCCTGCGTCAGCGTGTGCGGCTCACCCGGACGAGGGCGCCCGATCTGCTCCGGCAACCCGACGCCACGACGCTCGACGCGTTGCACGACGACGGGTTCGGCGACCGCGTCATCGAACGCTTCTATCGCCCGCTCGTCGGTGGCATCCAACTCGACCCCTCGCTCCGTACCAGTCGACGTATGTTCGACGTGATCCTGCGCAGCCTGCTCCAGGGCGACTCCGCCGTCCCGGCGCTCGGCATGGGAGCGATCCCCGCCCAGCTCGCGAACACGCTGCACCCCGGCACCGTCCACCTCCGCAACGAGGTCACCGAGGTGGCACCCGAGCGCGTCACGACCGGCGACGGCCATGTCGTCACCGCACGACGGGTCGTCGTGGCCGCCGAGGGGCCGAGGGCCGCGGCGCTGCTCGGTCTCCCGCCCGTCGAATCGAACCCCGCCACCTGTGTGTGGTTCGCCGCCGAACGACCGCCGATCGACGACCGATACATCGTGCTCGACGGCACCGGCGTCGGCCCGGCGCTCAACGTCGCGGTCATGAGCAACGTCGCCCCGGAGTACGCACCGTCGGGCGATGCGCTGATCGCCGCCGCCTGTCCGGGCGTCCGCGCCCCCGACATCGAGTCGGCGGTCCGCACCCAGCTCGGCCGGATGTGGGGCCCGCAGGTCGACGAGTGGCGACATCTCCGCACCGACGTCATCGCCCACGGGCAGCCCCGCCAACACCCGCCGTTCGACCCGAAGCAACGCGTCGACCTCGGTGATGGACTCTTCGTCTGCGGCGACCATCGCGACACCGCCTCGATCCAGGGCGCACTGTTCTCGGGACGGCGCTGCGCCGAAGCCGTCGCCGACTCGCTCACCTGA
- a CDS encoding YqjF family protein yields the protein MTTSETSSATSTPSASVEMISPEPPTWDRRTLMRQRWDELAYFHWSYEPDVVQRLLPDGLIVDTFDDRAWVGLIPFEMRNVQLGPTPPVPFLGSFIEINVRTYVRDRLGRRSVWFFSLDVPRSAIVGVARTVFSLPYCWASTEHTVDGERHRYRMRRRWPRRSGGESAVADIAFTVGAPIADDDVTDLDHFLSARWALVTTRRATPLYGRVHHERWPLHEVTGVRIEQDVIEAAGLPGPVGEPIARYSPGVGVSVAWFERIRSVEAVAAGG from the coding sequence ATGACCACGAGCGAGACATCATCTGCGACATCGACGCCGAGCGCCTCGGTCGAGATGATCTCGCCCGAGCCGCCGACGTGGGATCGACGCACCTTGATGCGACAGCGTTGGGACGAACTCGCATACTTCCACTGGTCGTACGAGCCGGACGTCGTGCAGCGCCTGTTGCCCGACGGGCTCATCGTCGACACGTTCGACGATCGAGCCTGGGTCGGCCTGATCCCGTTCGAGATGCGCAACGTGCAGCTCGGCCCGACGCCGCCGGTTCCGTTCCTCGGGTCGTTCATCGAGATCAACGTGCGCACCTACGTCCGCGACCGGCTCGGCCGCCGCTCCGTGTGGTTCTTCTCGCTCGACGTGCCGCGTTCGGCGATCGTCGGGGTCGCACGAACGGTGTTCTCGCTCCCGTACTGCTGGGCGAGCACCGAGCACACCGTCGACGGCGAACGTCACCGCTACCGGATGCGGCGTCGTTGGCCCCGCCGCAGCGGCGGCGAATCGGCGGTTGCCGACATCGCGTTCACCGTCGGCGCACCGATCGCCGACGACGACGTCACCGATCTCGACCACTTCCTGAGCGCCCGTTGGGCGCTCGTCACGACTCGGCGAGCGACGCCGCTGTACGGGCGGGTGCACCACGAGCGTTGGCCGCTGCACGAGGTGACCGGCGTCCGGATCGAGCAGGACGTGATCGAGGCAGCCGGACTGCCGGGACCCGTCGGCGAGCCGATCGCCCGCTACTCCCCCGGTGTCGGCGTCAGCGTGGCCTGGTTCGAACGGATCCGATCCGTCGAGGCCGTGGCGGCGGGCGGATGA
- a CDS encoding DUF2855 family protein: protein MPNVLETDRNDAQRTRTVDQPTTPLADGEVRFAIESFALTANNITYAVAGDMLGYWDFFPSGDDAWGRVPAMGWATVTESAHPDVPTGDRYYGWFPLASEHVATVAPTSAGIRDDGDHRSQHAPVYRSYVATDRDPYHQDGTDAEHRHALLRGLFVTGFLADGHLALTSGSATQTVVLSASSKTAIGYAACAKARGVEVVGVTSPRNVDFVRSLPYYDQVVTYDDVDQIPAAPSTVVDMAGVASATAAVHDRLGDSIARSLTIGMSHHEAERVPVNAGPAPEFFFAPTASQALIDEKGAERHEREIAESLFTFVDASSDWLTVDVRTGAEAVAQAWSDVYDGAVPPNVGVIGSQT from the coding sequence ATGCCGAACGTGCTCGAGACCGACCGCAACGACGCCCAGCGGACCCGCACCGTCGACCAGCCGACGACACCGCTCGCCGACGGCGAGGTTCGGTTCGCGATCGAGTCGTTCGCACTGACCGCCAACAACATCACCTACGCCGTCGCCGGCGACATGCTCGGCTACTGGGACTTCTTCCCGTCGGGCGACGACGCCTGGGGACGCGTTCCGGCGATGGGCTGGGCGACCGTCACCGAGTCGGCCCACCCCGACGTTCCCACCGGCGACCGCTACTACGGCTGGTTCCCGCTGGCGTCGGAGCACGTGGCCACCGTCGCGCCGACGTCGGCCGGCATCCGCGACGACGGAGACCACCGGTCGCAGCACGCACCGGTCTACCGCAGCTACGTGGCGACGGACCGCGACCCGTACCACCAGGACGGCACCGACGCCGAGCACCGGCACGCCTTGCTCCGCGGCTTGTTCGTGACCGGCTTCCTCGCCGACGGCCATCTCGCGCTCACCTCGGGCTCGGCGACACAGACCGTCGTCCTCTCGGCCTCGTCGAAGACGGCGATCGGCTACGCCGCCTGTGCGAAGGCGCGCGGCGTCGAGGTGGTCGGTGTCACCTCGCCTCGCAACGTCGACTTCGTCCGGAGCCTGCCCTACTACGACCAGGTCGTCACGTATGACGACGTCGATCAGATCCCGGCCGCGCCGAGCACCGTCGTTGACATGGCCGGCGTCGCGTCGGCGACCGCGGCGGTGCACGACCGTCTCGGCGACTCGATCGCCCGGTCGCTGACGATCGGGATGAGCCACCACGAGGCCGAACGGGTGCCGGTCAACGCCGGCCCTGCGCCGGAGTTCTTCTTCGCCCCGACCGCCTCCCAGGCGTTGATCGATGAGAAGGGGGCGGAACGCCACGAGCGCGAGATCGCCGAGTCGCTGTTCACCTTCGTGGATGCGAGCAGCGACTGGCTCACGGTCGACGTCCGCACGGGTGCGGAGGCCGTCGCCCAGGCGTGGAGCGACGTCTACGACGGAGCCGTCCCGCCGAACGTCGGCGTCATCGGCAGCCAGACCTGA
- a CDS encoding AraC family transcriptional regulator, which produces MPSVGTPVIRRIVGVSRSSVPHDRLLADLGLPIEPEVPWTGQSVDADAYYDLLERVAVPDDPELPFRYGASISADSLGALGLAMKTAPTVGDSLRRLMRYVLVLSDTLDYELLDESDGSTFALVGRPHHRPGAALANECALAAVVSMIRQATGSSFVPRQVGFRHEPPADAAPHREYFGCSVRFGAHVDGLLLDAEQLARPTLLADEGLSTYLLAQLDDLKAKAADRSLTVVVRGVVADTLADGQPSKSAVARRLGMSERTLHRRLADDGVNFQTLVTDARRDAAESLLQASAHSLADVAFLTGFSDQTAFSRAFKRWTGLTPAEFRRRGGPGT; this is translated from the coding sequence ATGCCATCGGTCGGAACACCGGTCATCCGGCGGATCGTCGGCGTGTCACGCTCGTCGGTCCCGCACGACCGGCTCCTCGCCGATCTCGGCCTCCCGATCGAGCCGGAAGTGCCGTGGACCGGACAGTCGGTCGACGCCGACGCCTACTACGACCTGCTGGAGCGGGTGGCGGTACCGGACGATCCCGAGTTGCCGTTCCGGTACGGGGCGTCGATCTCCGCCGACTCCCTCGGCGCGTTGGGGTTGGCGATGAAGACGGCGCCGACCGTCGGCGACTCGCTCCGGCGTCTGATGCGGTACGTGCTCGTGCTCAGTGACACCCTCGACTACGAGCTGCTCGACGAGTCCGACGGGTCGACGTTCGCCCTGGTCGGGCGACCGCACCACCGGCCCGGCGCCGCCCTCGCCAACGAGTGTGCGTTGGCAGCGGTCGTCTCGATGATCCGACAGGCGACCGGCTCGTCGTTCGTGCCCCGGCAGGTCGGCTTCCGTCACGAACCACCCGCTGACGCTGCGCCACACCGCGAGTACTTCGGGTGCTCGGTGCGGTTCGGCGCCCACGTCGACGGGCTGCTGCTCGATGCGGAGCAGCTCGCCCGACCGACGCTGCTCGCCGACGAGGGGTTGTCGACCTACCTGCTCGCCCAACTCGACGACCTCAAGGCGAAAGCGGCCGACCGGTCGCTGACCGTCGTCGTGCGTGGTGTGGTCGCCGACACGTTGGCCGACGGTCAGCCGAGCAAGTCGGCGGTCGCCCGCCGCCTCGGGATGAGCGAGCGGACGCTGCACCGCCGCCTCGCCGACGATGGCGTCAATTTCCAGACCCTCGTCACCGACGCACGCCGCGACGCGGCCGAGTCGCTGCTGCAGGCGAGTGCGCACTCGTTGGCCGATGTGGCCTTCCTCACGGGTTTCTCCGACCAGACGGCGTTCAGCCGCGCGTTCAAGCGGTGGACCGGCTTGACACCGGCCGAGTTCCGCCGGCGAGGCGGGCCCGGAACGTGA
- a CDS encoding DUF4386 domain-containing protein, whose translation MSNTTIPTIDGTGATGSAQVEPAGHGAPGIARLTGLAYLGIIATGIFAEFVVRGSLVVDDDPMATATEIAANPALFRAGIGADIAMVAFDAMVAFGLFRLLRHVDRKLAITATVWRLLQGAVIAVNLLFLVSALGHATDAVTADGTVLPEPARSALDAIERHAVGYDIGLIAFALSCFAVARLLQISRLTPRWIALGMYATGAVYLTGSFAAVFAPDLLAVIDPFYGIALVVEFGFAICLLRGLRPRTAGSGRPE comes from the coding sequence ATGTCGAACACCACCATTCCCACCATCGATGGCACCGGTGCCACCGGCTCGGCGCAGGTCGAACCGGCCGGCCACGGTGCGCCGGGGATCGCCCGACTCACCGGTCTGGCCTATCTGGGCATCATTGCGACCGGCATCTTCGCCGAGTTCGTCGTGCGAGGATCACTCGTCGTCGACGACGATCCCATGGCCACCGCCACCGAGATCGCCGCGAACCCCGCACTCTTCCGGGCCGGCATCGGCGCCGACATCGCGATGGTCGCCTTCGACGCCATGGTGGCGTTCGGCTTGTTCCGACTCCTCCGCCACGTCGACCGCAAGCTCGCCATCACAGCCACCGTCTGGCGCCTCCTGCAGGGCGCCGTCATCGCCGTCAACCTGCTGTTCCTGGTGAGCGCGCTCGGCCACGCCACCGATGCGGTCACCGCCGACGGAACGGTGCTCCCGGAGCCGGCCCGGAGCGCGCTCGACGCCATCGAACGCCACGCCGTCGGGTACGACATCGGTCTGATCGCGTTCGCCCTGAGCTGCTTCGCGGTCGCACGCCTGCTCCAGATCTCCCGCCTGACGCCCCGCTGGATCGCGCTCGGCATGTACGCCACCGGCGCCGTATACCTCACGGGCTCCTTCGCCGCCGTGTTCGCTCCCGACCTGCTCGCCGTCATCGATCCGTTCTACGGGATCGCCCTCGTCGTCGAGTTCGGCTTCGCCATCTGCCTGCTCCGCGGGCTCCGACCCCGGACCGCCGGCTCGGGCCGCCCCGAGTGA
- a CDS encoding NAD(P)-dependent alcohol dehydrogenase, with protein MRAIVQRRYGGADQLVLDETDRPTVGDHDVLIRVVAAGVDRGVGHLMTGRPYPTRLGFGLRRPRNPIPGLDVSGVVEAVGRGVTRFVEGDRVFGVARGSFAEYAIAAEGKLAAAPHGLDPVAAGVLAVTGSTALQAIEDHGRVTAGQHVLVLGASGGVGTYAVQIARAVGALVTGTASTDKLDLVRALGVESTIDHRVDDPLSGDVRYDVIVDTGGNRRLRDLRRALAPDGTLVIVGGEGGGRWFGGLDRQLRAVAWSSVSTQRMTTFVASEDADHLERLVDLVEAGAVAPVVDRRFPLHRAADAMRYLESGAARGKVALTVADADPVVGER; from the coding sequence ATGCGGGCGATCGTCCAGCGACGCTACGGCGGCGCCGACCAGCTCGTCCTCGACGAGACCGATCGGCCCACGGTCGGCGACCATGATGTGTTGATCCGGGTCGTCGCCGCCGGCGTCGACCGTGGGGTCGGCCACCTCATGACCGGCCGGCCGTATCCGACCCGGCTCGGGTTCGGCCTCCGACGTCCTCGCAACCCGATCCCGGGCCTCGACGTGTCCGGCGTGGTCGAAGCGGTCGGGCGCGGTGTCACCCGCTTCGTCGAGGGCGACCGTGTCTTCGGCGTCGCACGTGGCTCGTTCGCCGAGTACGCGATCGCCGCGGAAGGCAAGCTGGCCGCAGCGCCACACGGTCTCGACCCCGTCGCCGCCGGTGTGCTGGCCGTCACCGGGTCGACCGCACTCCAGGCGATCGAGGACCACGGTCGGGTCACGGCCGGTCAACACGTCCTGGTGCTCGGAGCATCCGGTGGTGTCGGGACATACGCCGTCCAGATCGCTCGAGCGGTCGGAGCGCTGGTGACCGGCACGGCGTCGACCGACAAGCTCGATCTCGTCCGGGCACTCGGCGTCGAGTCGACGATCGATCACCGGGTGGACGACCCGCTGTCGGGCGACGTCCGGTACGACGTCATCGTCGATACCGGTGGGAACCGGCGCCTGCGCGATCTGCGACGAGCACTCGCCCCGGACGGCACCCTCGTGATCGTCGGCGGCGAGGGCGGCGGCCGCTGGTTCGGCGGCCTCGACCGCCAGCTGCGTGCCGTCGCCTGGTCGTCGGTCTCCACCCAGCGCATGACCACGTTCGTCGCGTCCGAGGACGCCGACCACCTCGAGCGGCTCGTCGACCTCGTCGAAGCGGGCGCGGTCGCACCGGTCGTCGACCGGCGGTTCCCGCTGCACCGGGCCGCCGACGCCATGCGTTACCTCGAATCGGGAGCAGCTCGCGGCAAGGTCGCACTGACCGTCGCCGACGCCGATCCGGTCGTCGGCGAGCGCTGA
- a CDS encoding methylmalonyl-CoA mutase subunit beta, translated as MGQTTEPLQPGADFPSADRDDWLAGVRKVLTRNRPDATDDEVASLFAKQLVTHTEDGFDLQPLYTADDAPTGRPDPGEFPFVRGTHREPRDWEIRQRVWPTVDGSDAITELEQGATGVLVEVPGDVTSDQLERVLDGVLLDLAPVSLSTPADSAGVGAARALMTVWDARSIGPTVRRGSLGVDPIGAWARSGGGTEIDIAPVADMVNELAESAPEARALVADGTVWHDAGASDGQELAWTIAAAVDTVRRLADAGVETRRAFASIEFRFAATADQFATICKLRAARSLWSRIGELSGLSPEQCAMRIHADASRPMLTRYDPWVNTLRSTVACFAAALGDADAITLTPHDVLIEQGGSSLGRRIARNTQSVLLLESNLARVTDIAGGSWYVERRTDQLADVAWNELQRVDGAGGLVAAVESGSIHEAIADVSSERSRAVATRKRPLTGLTEFPNIAETPPPPSTISPDADGGGSFEPFTLHRLSDEFEQLRGRADAVAASGERPSLFLAALGGPAASTARATFAKNFFEVAGIRTIEGEVADFDPSVTTFACLCSSDPVYEAQGADAARSLRDAGATTVYLAGRGVGLDGIDGEIGLGTDLLDTLSRTLDQMGVPS; from the coding sequence GTGGGCCAGACGACCGAACCGCTGCAACCAGGGGCCGATTTCCCGAGTGCCGACCGCGACGACTGGCTCGCCGGCGTCCGCAAAGTCCTCACCCGCAATCGCCCCGACGCGACCGACGACGAGGTCGCTTCGCTCTTCGCGAAGCAGCTCGTCACCCACACCGAGGACGGCTTCGATCTGCAGCCGTTGTACACCGCCGACGATGCGCCGACCGGTCGACCCGACCCCGGCGAGTTCCCGTTCGTTCGAGGCACGCACCGCGAGCCGCGTGACTGGGAGATCCGCCAGCGCGTGTGGCCGACGGTCGACGGCTCCGACGCCATCACCGAACTCGAGCAGGGCGCCACCGGCGTCCTGGTCGAGGTCCCCGGCGACGTGACCTCCGATCAGCTCGAACGCGTCCTCGACGGCGTCCTGCTCGATCTCGCACCGGTGTCACTGTCCACGCCTGCCGACTCGGCCGGCGTCGGAGCCGCCCGGGCGCTCATGACGGTGTGGGACGCACGCTCGATCGGCCCAACCGTTCGCCGTGGCTCGCTCGGCGTCGATCCGATCGGAGCGTGGGCTCGCTCCGGTGGCGGCACCGAGATCGACATCGCTCCGGTCGCCGACATGGTGAACGAACTCGCCGAGAGCGCACCCGAGGCTCGTGCCCTCGTCGCCGACGGCACGGTCTGGCACGACGCCGGTGCCTCCGACGGTCAAGAACTCGCCTGGACGATCGCCGCAGCCGTCGACACGGTGCGCCGCCTCGCCGATGCGGGCGTCGAGACCCGGCGCGCCTTCGCCTCGATCGAGTTCCGCTTCGCTGCGACCGCCGACCAGTTCGCCACGATCTGCAAGCTGCGAGCGGCACGCTCGCTGTGGTCGCGCATCGGCGAACTGTCGGGCCTCTCGCCCGAGCAGTGTGCGATGCGCATCCACGCCGACGCCTCACGTCCGATGCTCACCCGCTACGACCCGTGGGTGAACACCCTTCGGTCGACCGTCGCGTGTTTCGCCGCCGCGTTGGGCGACGCCGACGCGATCACGCTGACGCCGCACGATGTGCTCATCGAGCAGGGCGGCTCGTCGCTCGGCCGACGGATCGCACGCAACACCCAGTCGGTCCTGCTGCTCGAATCGAACCTCGCCCGGGTCACCGACATCGCCGGCGGCTCGTGGTACGTCGAGCGTCGCACCGATCAGCTCGCCGACGTCGCCTGGAACGAACTCCAGCGCGTCGATGGAGCCGGCGGACTCGTTGCCGCGGTCGAGAGCGGTTCGATCCACGAGGCGATCGCCGACGTGTCGTCGGAGCGATCTCGTGCGGTCGCCACGCGCAAGCGCCCGCTCACCGGACTCACCGAGTTCCCGAACATCGCCGAGACACCACCGCCACCCTCGACGATCTCGCCGGACGCCGACGGCGGTGGGTCCTTCGAGCCGTTCACCCTGCATCGGTTGAGCGACGAGTTCGAACAGTTGCGAGGACGCGCCGACGCCGTCGCCGCCAGTGGTGAACGTCCGAGCCTGTTCCTCGCTGCCCTCGGGGGCCCGGCGGCCTCCACCGCTCGCGCCACGTTCGCCAAGAACTTCTTCGAGGTGGCAGGTATCCGCACGATCGAGGGTGAGGTCGCCGACTTCGACCCGTCGGTCACCACGTTCGCGTGTTTGTGCTCGTCCGACCCGGTGTACGAGGCGCAGGGCGCCGACGCCGCCCGGTCGCTCCGCGACGCCGGAGCCACCACCGTCTACCTCGCCGGCCGCGGTGTCGGCCTCGACGGGATCGACGGCGAGATCGGGCTCGGCACCGACCTGCTCGACACCCTGAGTCGAACGCTCGACCAGATGGGAGTGCCGTCATGA
- the scpA gene encoding methylmalonyl-CoA mutase: MTIPDLSGHDLRTTASAAGTGREDAGDDADQAVWETPEGIAVHGAYGPGDLDGVDFLDTYPGIKPYVRGPYPTMYVNQPWTIRQYAGFSTAEESNAFYRRNLAAGQKGLSVAFDLATHRGYDSDHPRVAGDVGMAGVAIDSILDMRQLFDGIPLDQMSVSMTMNGAVLPVLALYIVAAEEQGVEPHQLAGTIQNDVLKEFMVRNTYIYPPEPSMRIISDIFAYTSSEMPRFNSISISGYHMQEAGATADLELGYTLADGVEYLRAGIDTGLDVDKFAPRLSFFWAIGMNFSMEVAKMRAGRLLWAKLVNQFGPKNDKSLSLRTHSQTSGWSLTAQDVFNNVVRTCVEAMAATQGHTQSLHTNALDEALALPTDFSARIARNTQLFLQQESGTTRVIDPWGGSYYIERLTHDLAERAWAHIQEIEEAGGMTAAIEAGIPKMRIEEAAARTQARIDSGRQPVIGVNTFRPDTPDQIEVLKVDNSSVRAQQLAKLERLRAERDEQACQEALTRLTEAAAASTTGSRAPGLEQNFLRLAVDAARKHATVGEISDALEAVFGRHTAAIRTIEGVYRNEIGNAPNAQLAREAVDRFLDDHGRRPRIMVAKMGQDGHDRGQKVIATAFADLGFDVDVGPLFQTPAEVARQAVEADVHIVGASSLAAGHLTLVPELREELAKLGRDDIMIVVGGVIPPGDFDELREAGASAIFPPGTVIADAVLDLINELDERLA, encoded by the coding sequence ATGACCATCCCCGATCTCTCCGGCCACGATCTCCGCACCACGGCGTCGGCCGCCGGCACCGGACGCGAGGACGCCGGCGACGACGCAGACCAAGCCGTCTGGGAGACCCCCGAAGGCATCGCCGTGCACGGCGCATACGGACCCGGCGACCTCGACGGCGTCGACTTTCTCGACACCTACCCCGGCATCAAGCCGTACGTCCGCGGCCCGTACCCCACGATGTACGTCAACCAGCCGTGGACCATCCGTCAGTACGCCGGGTTCTCCACCGCCGAGGAGTCGAACGCCTTCTACCGCCGCAACCTGGCCGCCGGTCAGAAGGGTCTGTCGGTGGCGTTCGACCTGGCCACCCACCGCGGCTACGACAGCGATCACCCTCGCGTCGCAGGTGACGTCGGCATGGCCGGCGTGGCGATCGACTCGATCCTCGACATGCGACAACTGTTCGACGGCATCCCGCTCGACCAGATGAGCGTGTCGATGACCATGAACGGCGCAGTGCTGCCGGTGCTCGCGCTCTACATCGTGGCGGCCGAGGAACAGGGCGTCGAACCGCACCAGCTCGCCGGCACGATCCAGAACGACGTGCTCAAGGAGTTCATGGTCCGGAACACGTACATCTATCCGCCCGAGCCGTCGATGCGGATCATCTCCGACATCTTCGCCTACACCTCGAGCGAGATGCCGCGGTTCAACTCGATCTCGATCTCCGGCTATCACATGCAAGAGGCCGGGGCGACGGCCGATCTCGAACTCGGGTACACCCTCGCCGACGGCGTGGAGTACCTGCGTGCGGGCATCGACACCGGGCTCGACGTCGACAAGTTCGCGCCCCGCCTGTCGTTCTTCTGGGCGATCGGGATGAACTTCTCGATGGAGGTCGCCAAGATGCGGGCCGGTCGTCTGCTCTGGGCGAAGCTCGTGAACCAGTTCGGTCCGAAGAACGACAAGTCGCTGTCGCTGCGCACCCACAGCCAGACCTCGGGGTGGTCGCTCACCGCCCAGGACGTGTTCAACAACGTCGTGCGCACGTGCGTCGAAGCCATGGCGGCGACGCAGGGCCACACCCAGTCGCTGCACACCAACGCGCTCGACGAGGCATTGGCGCTGCCGACCGACTTCAGTGCTCGCATCGCTCGCAACACCCAGCTGTTCCTGCAGCAGGAGTCGGGGACGACACGCGTGATCGACCCGTGGGGCGGCTCGTACTACATCGAGCGCCTGACCCACGACCTCGCCGAACGGGCGTGGGCGCACATCCAGGAGATCGAGGAGGCCGGCGGCATGACCGCCGCGATCGAGGCCGGAATCCCGAAGATGCGCATCGAAGAGGCCGCCGCCCGGACCCAGGCCCGCATCGATTCCGGCCGCCAGCCGGTGATCGGCGTGAACACGTTCCGGCCCGACACACCCGACCAGATCGAGGTCCTCAAGGTCGACAACAGCTCGGTCCGGGCCCAGCAGCTCGCGAAGCTCGAGCGGCTCCGCGCCGAGCGCGACGAGCAGGCATGCCAGGAAGCGCTGACGCGGCTCACCGAGGCGGCAGCGGCGTCGACCACCGGCAGCCGCGCCCCCGGCCTCGAACAGAACTTCCTCCGGCTCGCCGTCGATGCCGCCCGCAAGCACGCCACCGTCGGCGAGATCAGCGACGCGCTCGAGGCCGTGTTCGGTCGTCACACCGCCGCGATCCGTACGATCGAGGGCGTGTACCGGAACGAGATCGGCAACGCCCCGAACGCCCAGCTCGCGCGGGAGGCCGTCGATCGCTTCCTCGACGACCACGGACGTCGCCCACGCATCATGGTCGCCAAGATGGGCCAGGACGGTCACGACCGGGGCCAGAAGGTGATCGCCACGGCGTTCGCCGACCTCGGCTTCGACGTCGACGTCGGCCCCCTGTTCCAGACGCCGGCCGAGGTCGCTCGTCAGGCCGTCGAAGCAGACGTCCACATCGTCGGAGCGTCGTCGCTCGCTGCGGGGCACCTGACCCTGGTTCCCGAACTGCGTGAGGAGCTGGCGAAGCTCGGCCGCGACGACATCATGATCGTCGTGGGTGGCGTCATCCCGCCGGGCGACTTCGACGAGCTGCGTGAGGCCGGTGCGTCGGCGATCTTCCCGCCGGGAACCGTCATCGCCGATGCCGTGCTCGACCTGATCAACGAACTCGACGAACGTCTCGCCTGA
- the meaB gene encoding methylmalonyl Co-A mutase-associated GTPase MeaB, producing MARPIDVDALEQGVLAGDRTTLGRAITLVESRRLDHHEAAQELLLRLLPRSGDAVRVGITGVPGVGKSTFIDAMGSQLTESGSKVAVLAVDPSSSRTGGSILGDKTRMARLSIDDNAFIRPSPTSGTLGGVAAATREAIVIVEAAGYDTVLVETVGVGQSEIAVADMTDTFLVLMLARSGDSLQGIKKGVLELADVLAINKADGEHRDECRRAAAELTTALHLLYPPESVWVPPVLMCSAMTGDGLDEVWQQVIAHRTTMVESGEFERRRTRQLIDWMWSSVETELVDSFKRRDDVRDLAGALESELAAGSTTPALAMRRLLDLRP from the coding sequence ATGGCACGCCCGATCGACGTCGATGCGCTCGAGCAGGGTGTCCTGGCGGGCGACCGCACGACGCTCGGCCGCGCCATCACCCTCGTCGAGTCGCGACGTCTCGACCATCACGAAGCCGCTCAGGAACTCCTGCTGCGGCTCCTCCCCCGCTCCGGGGACGCCGTCCGTGTCGGCATCACCGGCGTGCCGGGTGTGGGCAAGTCGACGTTCATCGACGCGATGGGGTCGCAGCTGACCGAGTCGGGCAGCAAGGTGGCCGTGCTCGCCGTCGACCCGTCGTCGTCGCGTACGGGCGGCAGCATCCTCGGCGACAAGACCCGGATGGCACGCCTGTCGATCGACGACAATGCGTTCATCCGCCCGTCGCCGACGTCGGGCACGCTCGGCGGCGTCGCTGCAGCAACCCGCGAAGCGATCGTCATCGTCGAGGCCGCCGGCTACGACACCGTGCTCGTCGAGACGGTGGGTGTCGGGCAGAGCGAGATCGCCGTCGCCGACATGACCGACACGTTCCTCGTGCTGATGCTCGCCCGGTCGGGCGATTCGCTCCAGGGCATCAAGAAGGGCGTGCTCGAACTCGCCGACGTCCTGGCGATCAACAAGGCCGACGGCGAGCATCGCGACGAGTGTCGACGGGCAGCCGCGGAGCTGACGACCGCTCTGCACCTGCTGTACCCGCCGGAGAGTGTTTGGGTCCCCCCGGTGCTGATGTGCAGCGCGATGACCGGCGACGGCCTCGACGAGGTCTGGCAGCAGGTCATCGCCCATCGCACGACGATGGTCGAGTCCGGCGAGTTCGAGCGGCGACGCACCCGCCAGCTGATCGATTGGATGTGGTCGTCGGTCGAGACCGAACTCGTCGATTCGTTCAAGCGGCGCGACGACGTGCGCGATCTCGCCGGTGCGCTCGAGTCGGAGCTCGCAGCCGGGTCGACGACGCCCGCGCTCGCGATGCGTCGCCTCCTCGACCTGCGGCCCTGA